The Kwoniella mangroviensis CBS 8507 chromosome 1 map unlocalized Ctg02, whole genome shotgun sequence genome window below encodes:
- a CDS encoding elongator complex protein 3 — protein sequence MIAPPTSQSELHLLCVSAVVRDLIQAYNDASTSSKPIQQPNLTALRQKYAGKYGLRAVPRLTDVLAAVPEEWKDRLRGWLKAKPVRTASGVAVVAVMCKPHRCPHVAMTGNICVYCPGGPDSDFEYSTQSYTGYEPTSMRAIRARYDPYEQARGRVNQLKDLGHSVDKVEIIIMGGTFMSMPEDYRHKFAAGLHNALSGHVTDDIDEAVKFSEQSKIKCVGITIETRPDYCLKPHLSQMLRYGCTRLEIGVQSVYEDVARDTNRGHTVRAVSESFHMSKDAGYKIVAHMMPDLPNCGTERDIWQFQEFFENPAFRSDGLKLYPTLVIRGTGLYELWRTGKYKNYPPNALVDIVARIMALVPPWTRVYRVQRDIPMPLVSSGVENGNLRELALARMKDFGAECRDVRYREVGLHEIHNRIRPQDLELLRRDYSANGGWETFLSYEDPAQDILIGLLRLRKCSEDGTFRKELVGMEGGCSLVRELHVYGTAAPVHSRDPKKFQHQGIGTLLMEEAERIARDEHGSGRIAVISGVGTRDYYRRLGYFLDGPYMVKDLLY from the exons ATGATAGCACCACCAACCTCGCAGTCCGAATTACATCTCCTCTGCGTCTCGGCAGTCGTCCGAGACCTCATCCAAGCATATAACGATGCGTCCACATCGTCCAAACCAATTCAACAACCCAACCTCACAGCTCTTCGACAGAAGTACGCCGGGAAATATGGATTGAGGGCTGTACCTCGTCTTACGGACGTTCTGGCAGCTGTACcggaagaatggaaagatagATTGAGAGGATGGCTGAAGGCTAAACCTGTTAGGACCGCTTCGGGTGTTGCGGTCGTAGCTGTCATGTGTAAACCGCATAGATGTCCTCATGTAGCTATGACTGGAAATATCTGTGT GTATTGTCCAGGTGGACCTGATTCGGATTTCGAATATTCCACTCAATCTTACACTGGTTACGAACCTACGTCTATGAGAGCGATTAGAGCGAGATATGATCCGTATGAGCAAGCTAGAGGAAGGGTCAATCAGCTGAAGGATCTGGGTCATAGTGTTGATAAAGTTGAGATCAT CATCATGGGAGGAACTTTTATGTCCATGCCAGAAGACTACCGACACAAATTCGCTGCAGGCTTGCACAACGCCCTAAGTGGACATGTAACAGATGATATAGACGAGGCTGTCAAATTCTCCGAACAGAGCAAGATCAAATGTGTAGGAATCACAATTGAGACACGTCCAGATTACTGTTTGAAACCTCACTTATCGCAAATGTTGAGATATGGATGTACGAGATTGGAAATTGGGGTTCAGAGTGTTTACGAGGATGTAGCGAGAGATACCAATAGAGGTCATACGGTACGGGCCGTATCTGAATCGTTTCACATGTCAAAAGATGCTGGATATAAGATCGTGGCGCATATGATGCCTGATTTACCGAATTGTGGGACAGAGAGGGATATATGGCAGttccag GAATTCTTCGAGAATCCAGCTTTCAGATCAGACGGTTTGAAACTTTATCCAACTTTAGTAATTAGAGGTACAG GTCTGTACGAATTATGGCGAACTGGAAAATACAAGAATTATCCTCCCAACGCATTGGTAGATATCGTAGCTAGGATTATGGCTTTGGTACCACCTTGGACCCGAGTCTACAGAGTGCAGAGGGATATACCCATGCCACTGGTTTCGTCTGGTGTAGAGAATGGTAATCTGAGAGAATTAGCTTTGgcgaggatgaaggatttcGGTGCGGAATGTAGGGATGTTAGGTATAGGGAAGTAGGG CTCCACGAAATCCACAACAGGATCCGACCACAGGACCTCGAACTTCTCCGAAGGGACTACTCCGCCAATGGAGGTTGGGAGACTTTCTTATCGTACGAAGATCCCGCTCAGGATATCTTGATCGGtctgttgaggttgagaaaatGTTCGGAAGATGGTACGTTTAGAAAGGAGTTGgtgggtatggaaggtggATGTAGTCTGGTCCGAGAGCTG CATGTATACGGTACAGCCGCGCCTGTTCATTCGCGTGATCCAAAGAAATTCCAACACCAAGGTATCGGTACTTTGCTCATGGAAGAGGCGGAGAGGATAGCGAGGGATGAACATGGCAGTGGAAGGATTGCGGTTATTTCGG GTGTCGGTACGAGAGATTATTATAGACGATTGGGTTATTTCCTAGATGGTCCATATATGGTTAAAGATTTATTGTATTAA
- a CDS encoding calcium/proton exchanger: MITPAVVEPEPEPDIEGFTPSSLHTHTNNKQPTTVHSQQQINNVTPSGEEQEIYNNQDAFTKSIGPNQDDELHTTKHGGKAGGGILKQPGSRSSSFARTILKPRSNRGHSRMPSITITDTGNTNEKAQDQRQGQVRQSVDDDRTDFSPPARSSSAPNLGGKSRLAPLKSLSVSIPLPPKRGPPEGEVEHFKKTFIEPTWKESFRNTIKSQPFLVAMPVLLPISWALHFTHQDPVAVFVTSLIAIVPLAGGLGFATEELAHRVGEAWGGLLNASFGNAVELLIAILALVKGDIDIVQASMVGSILSNVLLVLGMSYFAGGLRFHEQLYTVIGAQMHISLLGLSLLAIVLPAAYHVAYPNVRNVVSDTRSGLQPEGEELQNLLKMSRGLSFILLAVYGMFLTFQLYTHAYLFRIPKEKVAHPLPGPAPHHEHVFPRPHWVSSIADSSSSSSSSSSSGSSIRSGRSGHSPFKRFRRFSVSSKKDRKQARDGAEADTEDNTVIGSVPTSHAGEKTLSPTVTRQSPSVTAASPVATRSNPDEDYLQPPPINDDRDIEAASVSSSHNVIIDDDGTVHVQPKVKFWFALGMLTIVTGLAGFTAECLVDSIDGLTETGNVSREFVGLILLPVIGNSVEHITAVTVSVKDKLNLSMSIAVGSSIQVSLCLLPILVLIGWAIGQPMLLFFDNFETITLVVSLLLVNFAIADGRTNYLEGFVMMMAYLSIALVCWFYDPAV; this comes from the exons ATGATCACTCCTGCTGTCgttgaacctgaacctgaacccGATATAGAGGGCTTTACTCCCTCTTCACTACATACCCATACCAACAACAAACAACCTACTACTGTACATAGCCAACAGCAAATCAACAACGTTACTCCTTCTGGAGAAGAACAGGAGATCTACAATAATCAAGATGCTTTCACCAAGTCGATTGGACccaatcaagatgatgaactcCACACAACCAAACATGGTGGCAAAGCCGGTGGCGGGATACTTAAGCAACCAggatcgagatcatcatcatttgccAGGACTATCTTGAAGCCTAGATCGAATCGAGGTCACTCTAGAATGCCATCAATCACTATCACCGATACCGGTAATACCAATGAGAAAGCTCAAGACCAAAGACAAGGACAAGTCCGCCAAtcggtcgatgatgataggaCTGATTTCAGTCCTCCAGCTAGATCAAGCTCTGCACCTAATCTAGGAGGTAAGAGTAGATTGGCCCCACTCAAGAGCTTATCGGTATCTATCCCTTTGCCACCCAAACGAGGACCACCCGAGGGCGAGGTGGAACATTTCAAGAAGACGTTCATTGAGCCTACCTGGAAGGAAAGTTTCAGG AACACCATCAAATCTCAACCTTTCTTAGTGGCCATGCCTGTCCTTCTGCCGATCTCTTGGGCACTGCATTTCACTCACCAAGACCCAGTGGCCGTATTCGTCACTTCACTGATTGCCATCGTTCCACTTGCTGGTGGTTTAGGTTTTGC CACCGAAGAACTTGCCCATCGAGTTGGTGAAGCTTGGGGAGGTCTCCTTAACGCTTCGTTCGG TAACGCCGTCGAATTGCTCATTGCCATTCTCGCTTTGGTCAAGGGTGACATCGATATCGTCCAAGCGTCTATGGTTGGAAGTATCCTCAGTAATG TCCTTCTCGTCTTGGGTATGAGTTACTTC GCTGGTGGTCTTCGATTCCACGAACAATTATATACAGTCATTGGTGCCCAAATGCACATCTCCCTCTTGGGTCTCTCG CTACTTGCAATTGTCCTACCCGCGGCTTATCACGTGGCCTATCCCAACGTTCGAAATGTCGTTTCAGACACACGATCAGGCCTTCAGccagaaggtgaagagctTCAAAACCTACTCAAAATGTCTCGAGGTTTGAGTTTCATTCTATTGGCCGTGTATGGAATGTTCCTTACTTTCCAATTGTACA CCCACGCATACTTGTTCCGGATACCCAAAGAGAAAGTCGCACATCCACTTCCCGGTCCTGCACCTCATCACGAACACGTATTTCCTAGACCTCATTGGGTGTCGTCCATCGCCGATTCGTCctcgtcgtcctcttcatcgtcttcttctggGTCATCCATCCGATCTGGAAGATCAGGACATTCTCCATTCAAGAGATTCAGGCGGTTCAGCGTTTCATCCAAAAAGGATAGAAAACAAGCCCGTGATGGTGCGGAAGCTGATACCGAAGATAATACCGTTATCGGTAGTGTCCCGACTTCTCATGCTGGCGAAAAGACCTTATCGCCGACAGTAACCAGACAAAGCCCGAGTGTTACTGCTGCCTCGCCTGTAGCCACAAGAAGTAAcccagatgaagattacCTCCAACCACCGCCCATCAACGATGATAGGGACATTGAGGCGGCGTCTgtctcatcttcacataacgtcatcattgatgacgatggtaCCGTCCACGTTCAACCCAAGGTGAAATTCTGGTTCGCCCTAGGAATGTTAACTATCGTTACTGGATTGGCCGGTTTCACCGCTGAATGTCTGGTCGATTCTATCGACGGGTTGACAGAAACTGGAAATGTATCGAGAGAATTTGTCGGTCTGATCTTACTGCCTGTTATCG GTAATTCCGTGGAACATATCACAGCTGTCACTGTATCAGTGAAAGATAAGCTAAACTTGTCCATGTCTATCGCCGTGGGATCTTCAATCCAAGTCTCACTCTGTCTTTTACCTATCTTGGTCTTGATAGGTTGGGCAATTGGTCAACCGATGTTATTGTTCTTCGATAATTTCGAAAC CATCACTTTGGTTGTCTCACTGCTTTTGGTCAATTTCGCAATTGCAGATGGACGAACCAACTATCTCGAAGGGTTCGTCATGATGATGGCTTATCTGTCTATCGCTTTGGTTTGTTG GTTCTACGATCCAGCTGTCTAA